In the genome of Desulfovibrio desulfuricans, one region contains:
- a CDS encoding helix-turn-helix domain-containing protein encodes MNAKSQDKLALIVGANIASRRKRKKITQRDLAARLGITSGSLCRIESGGNTPHVGRLQAIAECLDCSVADLFRCPEDPSCTIVDDIVSRVGSLQKEVGSLVAELRRLNRIIN; translated from the coding sequence ATGAATGCTAAATCTCAGGACAAACTTGCTCTGATCGTTGGTGCAAACATCGCTTCGCGTCGAAAAAGAAAGAAGATTACACAACGCGACCTGGCTGCAAGACTTGGTATCACGAGCGGTTCCTTGTGCCGGATTGAATCTGGTGGCAACACGCCACATGTTGGTCGCCTGCAGGCGATAGCAGAATGCCTTGACTGTTCAGTCGCAGACCTGTTTCGCTGTCCCGAAGATCCTTCGTGCACTATTGTAGACGATATTGTCAGCAGGGTTGGAAGTTTGCAGAAAGAGGTAGGTTCTCTTGTAGCAGAACTGCGTCGGCTTAATAGGATTATTAATTAA
- a CDS encoding tyrosine-type recombinase/integrase encodes MTIRPEAWHRLRAIDEYTGEPSIGFALKILSFVFVRSVELRGAEWREFDFEAAMWVIPAERMKMKRPHTASVARQVLSLLGDLRNTTGNGQFLFPSLFSASRETALRAKGMQDQTQGLLPICFDLHMHIICTELIIISLV; translated from the coding sequence ATGACTATTCGGCCAGAAGCGTGGCACCGCCTTAGAGCAATAGACGAATACACCGGGGAGCCCTCCATCGGCTTTGCGCTAAAAATACTTTCTTTCGTCTTTGTGCGTTCTGTGGAGCTGCGCGGTGCTGAATGGCGTGAATTTGATTTTGAAGCCGCAATGTGGGTTATCCCGGCAGAGCGGATGAAAATGAAGCGGCCCCACACTGCTTCCGTGGCCCGTCAAGTTCTCTCTTTGTTGGGTGATCTGCGCAACACGACTGGAAACGGTCAGTTTCTTTTTCCAAGCTTGTTTAGCGCCAGCCGCGAAACGGCGCTTCGTGCCAAGGGAATGCAGGATCAAACGCAGGGGCTTTTGCCGATATGTTTTGATTTACATATGCATATTATTTGCACTGAATTAATAATAATTTCTTTAGTGTAA